From Streptomyces durmitorensis, a single genomic window includes:
- the atpB gene encoding F0F1 ATP synthase subunit A, whose translation MSDNGCGFPAPGLHSFLFKPIFEVGGFEFNKVMLLALLTTLVVVSFFYLAFGKAKVVPGKLQMIGEAGYDFVRRGIVYETMGKKEGEKYVPLMVSMFFFIWIMNIWSVIPLTQFPVSSIFAYPVVLAAIVYLIWVPLTFKRHGFVGGWKNITGYDNSLGPIKWLVSFIEFFSNLLVRPFTHSVRLFANMFAGHLMLVMFTVASWYLLNSFMIPAAGVSFVMTIAMILFELFVQAVQAYVFVLLSATYIQGAIAEHH comes from the coding sequence ATGTCCGACAACGGCTGTGGCTTCCCGGCTCCTGGCCTGCACTCGTTCCTCTTCAAGCCGATCTTCGAGGTCGGCGGGTTCGAGTTCAACAAGGTCATGCTGCTCGCCCTGCTGACGACCCTCGTCGTGGTCAGCTTCTTCTATCTGGCGTTCGGCAAGGCCAAGGTCGTCCCGGGCAAGCTGCAGATGATCGGTGAGGCCGGCTACGACTTCGTACGCCGCGGCATCGTCTACGAGACGATGGGCAAGAAGGAGGGCGAGAAGTACGTCCCCCTGATGGTCTCGATGTTCTTCTTCATCTGGATCATGAACATCTGGTCCGTGATCCCGCTGACCCAGTTCCCGGTCTCGTCGATCTTCGCGTACCCGGTCGTGCTCGCCGCGATCGTCTACCTGATCTGGGTGCCCCTCACCTTCAAGCGGCACGGCTTCGTCGGCGGCTGGAAGAACATCACGGGCTACGACAACTCGCTCGGCCCGATCAAGTGGCTCGTGTCGTTCATCGAGTTCTTCTCGAACCTGCTGGTGCGCCCGTTCACGCACTCGGTGCGACTCTTCGCCAACATGTTCGCCGGTCACCTGATGCTGGTGATGTTCACCGTCGCCTCCTGGTACCTGCTGAACAGCTTCATGATCCCGGCGGCCGGCGTCTCCTTCGTGATGACGATCGCCATGATCCTCTTCGAGCTTTTCGTCCAGGCGGTTCAGGCGTACGTCTTCGTGCTCCTCTCCGCCACCTACATTCAGGGCGCCATCGCCGAGCACCACTGA
- a CDS encoding MraY family glycosyltransferase, translating into MREYLLTLCITAAVTYLLTGPVRKFAIVAGAMPEIRARDVHREPTPRLGGIAMFFGLCAGLLVADHLPNLNDVFERSNEPRALLSGAALIWLIGVLDDKFEIDALIKLGGQMIAAGVMVLQGLTILWIPVPGYGMVLLDQGQGTLLTVALVVITINAVNFVDGLDGLAAGMVCIAATAFFLYAYRLWYGYGIEAAAPATLFAAILIGMCLGFLPHNIHPARIFMGDSGSMLIGLVLAAGAISATGQIDGDALKLNFGGTRDATHAMLPVFIPLLMPLTIIAIPFADLVLAIVRRTWNGKSPFAADRGHLHHRLLEIGHSHSRAVLIMYFWSALIGFGTVAYSVHSASMWILFAIVALSAVGLVLLLLPRFTPHIPRWAESFVPPRYRRRKGAASTAPAADEADATDATDAEAEDRPPVGSGVNGATAVGTRSRFEDRHKAESSS; encoded by the coding sequence GTGCGTGAATACCTGCTGACGCTCTGCATCACGGCCGCGGTGACTTACTTGCTGACCGGCCCGGTGCGGAAGTTCGCGATCGTGGCCGGCGCCATGCCGGAGATCCGCGCCCGCGACGTGCACCGGGAGCCAACGCCCCGGCTCGGCGGTATCGCGATGTTCTTCGGGCTGTGCGCCGGTCTCCTTGTCGCCGACCACCTGCCGAACCTGAACGACGTCTTCGAGCGGTCCAACGAACCGCGCGCCCTGCTCTCCGGTGCCGCGCTGATCTGGCTGATCGGTGTCCTGGACGACAAGTTCGAGATCGACGCCCTGATCAAGCTGGGCGGCCAGATGATCGCCGCGGGCGTCATGGTCCTCCAGGGCCTGACGATCCTGTGGATCCCGGTCCCGGGCTACGGCATGGTCCTCCTGGACCAGGGCCAGGGCACGCTCCTGACGGTCGCGCTCGTCGTGATCACCATCAACGCGGTGAACTTCGTGGACGGCCTCGACGGCCTCGCGGCGGGCATGGTGTGCATCGCGGCCACGGCGTTCTTCCTGTACGCCTACCGCCTCTGGTACGGCTACGGCATCGAGGCCGCGGCCCCCGCGACCCTCTTCGCCGCGATCCTGATCGGCATGTGCCTGGGCTTCCTGCCGCACAACATCCATCCCGCCCGGATCTTCATGGGGGACTCGGGCTCGATGCTGATCGGCCTGGTCCTCGCGGCGGGTGCGATCTCCGCCACAGGGCAGATCGACGGCGACGCCCTGAAGCTGAATTTCGGCGGCACCCGCGATGCCACGCACGCGATGCTCCCGGTCTTCATCCCGCTCCTGATGCCGCTGACGATCATCGCGATCCCGTTCGCCGACCTGGTCCTCGCGATCGTGAGGCGTACGTGGAACGGCAAGTCGCCGTTCGCCGCCGACCGCGGCCACCTCCACCACCGCCTCCTGGAGATCGGCCACTCCCACAGCCGTGCGGTGCTGATCATGTACTTCTGGTCGGCCCTTATCGGCTTCGGAACGGTGGCCTACTCGGTCCACTCGGCCAGCATGTGGATCTTGTTCGCGATCGTCGCCCTGAGCGCGGTGGGCCTCGTGCTGCTCCTGCTGCCGCGGTTCACCCCGCACATCCCGCGCTGGGCCGAGTCCTTCGTGCCGCCGCGCTACCGGCGGCGCAAGGGAGCGGCCTCGACCGCCCCCGCGGCCGACGAGGCGGATGCGACGGACGCGACGGACGCGGAAGCGGAGGACCGTCCGCCGGTCGGGTCAGGCGTCAACGGGGCGACGGCCGTTGGCACCCGCTCGCGCTTCGAGGATCGGCACAAGGCCGAGTCGTCGAGCTGA
- the glyA gene encoding serine hydroxymethyltransferase codes for MPVSTAPTAAATAPADFAALRGADPQMAEVLLAEQDRQASSLQLIAAENFTSPAVLAALGSPLANKYAEGYPGARHHGGCELVDVAERIAIDRAKALFGAEHANVQPHSGSSAVLAAYAALLRPGDTVLAMGLPYGGHLTHGSPANFSGRWFDFVGYGVDPESGLIDYDQVRVLARSHRPKAIVCGSIAYPRHIDYAAFRDIADDVGAYLIADAAHPIGLVAGGAAPSPVPYADVVCATTHKVLRGPRGGLILCGSELASRIDRAVFPFTQGGAQMHTIAAKAVAFGEAETPAFTAYAHQVVTNARILAQALAAAGCAITTGGTDTHLILADTTPLGLDAHTARGRLAACGLVLDTCALPHADGRGLRLGTAAVTTQGMGDAEMVRIAGLFADAVGEQSKEANDSKVREEVRELVGRFPPYTD; via the coding sequence ATGCCGGTCAGCACCGCACCCACCGCCGCCGCGACGGCGCCCGCTGACTTCGCCGCGCTCCGCGGCGCGGACCCCCAGATGGCGGAGGTCCTCCTGGCCGAGCAGGACCGCCAGGCGTCGTCCCTCCAGCTCATCGCCGCCGAGAACTTCACCTCACCGGCGGTCCTGGCGGCCCTGGGCTCGCCGCTGGCCAACAAGTACGCCGAGGGCTACCCCGGCGCCCGCCACCACGGCGGCTGCGAGCTGGTGGACGTCGCCGAGCGCATCGCCATCGACCGCGCCAAGGCGCTCTTCGGCGCCGAGCACGCCAATGTGCAGCCGCACTCCGGCTCCTCCGCGGTCCTGGCCGCGTACGCCGCCCTGCTGCGCCCCGGCGACACCGTGCTCGCCATGGGCCTGCCGTACGGCGGCCACCTCACGCACGGCTCGCCCGCGAACTTCTCGGGGCGCTGGTTCGACTTCGTGGGCTACGGCGTCGACCCGGAGAGCGGCCTCATCGACTACGACCAGGTCCGCGTCCTGGCCCGCTCGCACCGGCCGAAGGCGATCGTCTGCGGCTCCATCGCCTACCCCCGGCACATCGACTACGCGGCCTTCCGCGACATCGCCGACGACGTGGGGGCGTACCTCATCGCCGACGCGGCCCACCCGATCGGCCTGGTCGCCGGGGGAGCGGCCCCGAGCCCCGTGCCGTACGCCGACGTCGTCTGCGCCACGACCCACAAGGTGCTCCGCGGCCCGCGCGGCGGCCTGATCCTGTGCGGGTCCGAGCTCGCCTCCCGTATCGACCGGGCGGTGTTCCCCTTCACCCAGGGCGGCGCGCAGATGCACACGATCGCCGCCAAGGCGGTGGCGTTCGGCGAGGCGGAGACCCCGGCCTTCACCGCGTACGCCCATCAGGTCGTCACCAACGCCCGCATCCTCGCCCAGGCCCTGGCCGCCGCGGGCTGCGCGATCACCACCGGCGGCACCGACACGCACCTGATCCTGGCCGACACCACGCCCCTGGGCCTCGACGCGCACACCGCCCGCGGCCGACTCGCCGCCTGCGGCCTCGTCCTCGACACGTGCGCCCTGCCCCACGCCGACGGGCGCGGCCTGCGGCTCGGCACCGCGGCCGTGACCACGCAGGGCATGGGGGACGCGGAGATGGTGCGGATCGCGGGGCTCTTCGCCGACGCGGTGGGCGAGCAGTCCAAGGAGGCGAACGACTCGAAAGTACGAGAGGAAGTGCGTGAACTGGTGGGCAGATTTCCGCCGTATACGGACTAG
- a CDS encoding protein-tyrosine-phosphatase encodes MTAPETGRGIAAYPGSFRILHVSTGNVCRSPITERLTRHALADRLGDPFTGGLIVESAGTWGHEGAPMETNAEAVLADFGADASGFKGRELLDEHVIRADLVLTATRDHRAQVISMGHSAGLRTFTLKEFTRLVRAIDPATLPDVDGGVVERARALVRAAAALRGWLLAPTAEADEVYDPYGAPLPFFRSVGDEINEALDPVVTALTGVRAKA; translated from the coding sequence TTGACAGCCCCTGAGACGGGGCGTGGCATAGCGGCTTATCCCGGTTCGTTCCGCATCCTCCACGTCAGCACCGGCAATGTGTGCCGCTCGCCCATCACCGAGCGGCTGACCAGGCATGCCCTGGCCGACCGCCTGGGTGATCCCTTCACCGGCGGCCTGATCGTGGAGAGCGCGGGCACGTGGGGGCACGAGGGCGCCCCCATGGAGACCAACGCCGAGGCGGTGCTCGCGGACTTCGGGGCGGACGCCTCCGGCTTCAAAGGGCGCGAACTCCTCGACGAGCACGTCATCCGCGCGGACCTCGTCCTGACGGCGACCCGGGACCACCGGGCGCAGGTCATCTCGATGGGCCACTCGGCGGGTCTTCGCACGTTCACGCTCAAGGAGTTCACGCGGCTCGTGCGGGCCATAGACCCGGCGACGCTGCCCGACGTCGACGGAGGTGTCGTCGAGCGGGCCAGGGCCCTCGTGCGGGCCGCCGCGGCGCTGCGGGGCTGGCTCCTGGCGCCCACGGCAGAGGCGGACGAGGTGTACGACCCCTACGGGGCGCCGCTGCCCTTCTTCCGCTCGGTGGGCGACGAGATCAATGAAGCGCTTGATCCGGTGGTGACGGCGCTGACGGGCGTGCGGGCCAAGGCGTAA
- a CDS encoding L-threonylcarbamoyladenylate synthase, protein MARRYDTNDATDRTTGLREAASAVRRGELVVLPTDTVYGIGADAFTPEACADLLDAKGRGRNMPTPVLIGSPNTLHGLVTDFSESAWELVDAFWPGALTLVAKQQPSLQWDLGDTRGTVAIRMPLHPVAIELLTEVGPMAVSSANLTGHPAPEDCDAAQEMLGDSVSVYLDGGPTPGIVPSSIVDVTGKVPVLLRAGALDAEELRKVVPDLEVAN, encoded by the coding sequence ATGGCACGGCGATACGACACCAATGACGCGACCGACCGTACGACCGGTCTGCGCGAGGCCGCGTCGGCCGTCCGCCGTGGCGAGCTGGTCGTCCTGCCCACCGACACCGTCTACGGCATCGGTGCCGACGCCTTCACGCCGGAGGCCTGCGCCGACCTGCTCGACGCCAAGGGCCGTGGCCGCAATATGCCCACCCCTGTCCTCATCGGCTCCCCGAACACGCTGCACGGCCTGGTCACCGACTTCTCCGAGTCGGCCTGGGAGCTCGTCGACGCCTTCTGGCCCGGTGCGCTGACCCTGGTCGCCAAGCAGCAGCCCTCGCTCCAGTGGGACCTCGGGGACACCCGTGGGACCGTCGCGATCCGGATGCCGCTGCACCCCGTGGCCATCGAACTGCTCACCGAGGTCGGCCCCATGGCGGTCTCCTCGGCGAACCTCACCGGGCACCCCGCCCCGGAGGACTGTGACGCCGCGCAGGAGATGCTCGGCGACTCCGTCTCCGTGTACCTGGACGGCGGCCCGACGCCGGGCATCGTCCCCTCCTCGATCGTGGACGTCACCGGGAAGGTGCCGGTACTGCTGCGCGCGGGTGCCCTGGACGCGGAGGAGCTCCGCAAGGTGGTACCCGACCTCGAGGTGGCGAATTGA
- the prmC gene encoding peptide chain release factor N(5)-glutamine methyltransferase, with translation MNLLLAEVAQATQRLADAGVPSPRNDAEELAAFVHGVKRGELHSVKDTDFDARYWETIARREAREPLQHITGRAFFRYLELQVGPGVFVPRPETESVVGWAIDAVRAMDVVEPLIVDLCTGSGAIALAMAQEVPRSRVHAVELSEDALKWTRKNVEGSRVKLSQGDARDALPELDGQVDLLISNPPYIPLTEWEYVAPEARDYDPELSLFSGEDGLDLIRGIERTAHRLLRPGGVVVIEHADTQGGQVPWIFTEERGWADAADHPDLNNRPRFATARKAMP, from the coding sequence GTGAACCTGCTGCTCGCGGAAGTGGCCCAGGCCACCCAGCGGCTGGCCGACGCCGGCGTGCCCTCGCCGCGCAACGACGCGGAGGAGCTCGCCGCCTTCGTGCACGGCGTGAAGCGGGGCGAGCTGCACTCCGTCAAGGACACGGACTTCGACGCCCGGTACTGGGAGACGATCGCGCGCCGCGAGGCCCGCGAGCCGCTCCAGCACATCACCGGGCGTGCGTTCTTCCGCTACCTCGAACTGCAGGTCGGCCCCGGTGTCTTCGTGCCGCGCCCGGAGACCGAGTCGGTCGTCGGCTGGGCCATAGACGCCGTGCGCGCGATGGACGTCGTCGAGCCGCTCATCGTCGATCTCTGTACGGGCTCCGGGGCCATCGCCCTGGCCATGGCGCAGGAGGTCCCGCGCTCGCGTGTGCACGCCGTGGAGCTGTCCGAGGACGCCCTGAAGTGGACGCGCAAGAACGTCGAGGGGTCCAGGGTCAAGCTCTCCCAGGGCGACGCGCGCGACGCCCTGCCGGAGCTGGACGGCCAGGTCGACCTCCTCATCTCGAACCCGCCGTACATCCCGCTCACCGAGTGGGAGTACGTCGCTCCGGAAGCCCGGGACTACGACCCGGAACTGTCGCTCTTCTCCGGCGAGGACGGCCTCGACCTGATCCGCGGCATCGAGCGCACCGCACACCGCCTCCTGCGGCCCGGCGGAGTCGTCGTCATCGAGCACGCCGACACCCAGGGCGGCCAGGTGCCGTGGATCTTCACCGAGGAGCGGGGCTGGGCCGACGCGGCCGACCACCCCGACCTCAACAACCGGCCGAGGTTCGCGACCGCCCGCAAGGCGATGCCGTGA
- the prfA gene encoding peptide chain release factor 1 codes for MFEAVEELIGEHADLETKLADPSVHADQANARKLNKRYAELTPIVSTYRAWKQTGDDIATARELAAEDPEFAAEVKDMEKQREEITEKLRLLLVPRDPNDDKDVILEVKAGAGGDESALFAGDLLRMYLRYAERVGWKTEIIDATESELGGYKDVQVAVKTKGGNGATEPGQGVWARLKYEGGVHRVQRVPSTESQGRIHTSAAGVLVTPEAEEVDVEIHANDLRIDVYRSSGPGGQSVNTTDSAVRITHLPTGVVASCQNEKSQLQNKEQAMRILRSRLLAAAQEEAESKAADARRSQVRTVDRSEKIRTYNFPENRISDHRVGFKAYNLDQVLDGDLDAVIQACVDADSAAKLAAA; via the coding sequence ATGTTCGAGGCGGTCGAGGAACTGATCGGCGAGCACGCCGATCTGGAGACAAAGCTCGCGGACCCCTCGGTCCACGCCGACCAGGCCAACGCGCGCAAGCTCAACAAGCGCTACGCCGAGCTGACCCCGATCGTCTCGACGTACCGCGCCTGGAAGCAGACCGGCGACGACATCGCGACGGCCCGTGAACTGGCCGCGGAGGACCCGGAGTTCGCCGCTGAGGTCAAGGACATGGAGAAGCAGCGCGAGGAGATCACCGAGAAGCTGCGGCTCCTCCTGGTGCCCCGGGACCCCAACGACGACAAGGACGTCATCCTTGAGGTCAAGGCGGGCGCGGGCGGCGACGAGTCGGCGCTCTTCGCCGGCGACCTCCTTCGCATGTACCTGCGGTACGCGGAGCGCGTCGGCTGGAAGACCGAGATCATCGACGCCACCGAGTCCGAGCTCGGCGGCTACAAGGACGTCCAGGTCGCCGTGAAGACCAAGGGCGGCAACGGCGCGACCGAGCCAGGACAGGGCGTCTGGGCGCGGCTGAAGTACGAGGGCGGCGTGCACCGCGTGCAGCGCGTGCCCTCGACCGAGTCGCAGGGCCGGATCCACACCTCCGCGGCCGGCGTCCTGGTGACGCCCGAGGCCGAGGAGGTCGACGTGGAGATCCACGCCAACGACCTGCGCATCGACGTCTACCGCTCCTCGGGCCCCGGCGGCCAGTCGGTCAACACCACCGACTCCGCGGTGCGCATCACGCACCTGCCCACCGGCGTCGTGGCGTCCTGCCAGAACGAGAAGAGCCAGCTGCAGAACAAGGAGCAGGCGATGCGTATCCTGCGCTCCAGGCTCCTTGCCGCGGCTCAGGAGGAAGCGGAGAGCAAGGCTGCGGACGCCCGTCGCAGCCAGGTCCGCACGGTTGACCGCTCCGAGAAGATCCGTACGTACAACTTCCCGGAAAACCGGATCTCGGACCACCGCGTCGGCTTCAAGGCGTACAACTTGGACCAGGTGCTCGACGGAGACCTCGACGCGGTCATCCAGGCCTGCGTCGACGCGGACTCCGCAGCCAAGCTCGCGGCAGCCTGA
- the rpmE gene encoding 50S ribosomal protein L31, with amino-acid sequence MKREIHPEYVETQVSCTCGAEFTTRSTISSGTVRAEVCSECHPFYTGKQKILDTGGRVARFEARFGKAAAANK; translated from the coding sequence TTGAAGCGCGAGATCCACCCCGAGTACGTCGAGACCCAGGTCAGCTGCACCTGTGGCGCCGAATTCACCACCCGCAGCACGATCTCCAGCGGCACCGTCCGCGCCGAGGTCTGCTCCGAGTGCCACCCGTTCTACACGGGCAAGCAGAAGATCCTCGACACCGGTGGCCGCGTGGCCCGCTTCGAGGCCCGCTTCGGCAAGGCTGCCGCCGCCAACAAGTAG
- a CDS encoding LCP family protein: protein MTDESAPADTAPKRPKGGGGRRRKPRDKRSKVLVVTAWTAASVVVLGGAGLGFVYFKLNGNIKGVDINAALGTDRPENVDNGSQDILVLGSDSRSGDNAKYGKDEGAARSDTAMVVHVNKGHKTASVVSIPRDTLISRPECKTNDGETDPGGQRQMFNTAYEVGGPACAVKTVEKMSGIRMDHYVEVDFTGFKKLINTLGGVEITTKKAINDKDSHLNLKAGTHQLTGEQALGLVRTRHAVGDGSDLGRIQLQQAFIKALINQVKDVGVFSNPKKLYDLANDATSAITTDSELNDVKSLAGFASGLKGIGAGDMKMVTLPIQYDPADPNRVLPLEKADRQVWAALKADKPIPKSATEKSAGDKGDASDVVTSD from the coding sequence ATGACCGACGAGAGCGCACCCGCGGATACGGCACCGAAGCGCCCCAAGGGCGGTGGCGGTCGTCGTCGCAAGCCCCGCGACAAGCGCAGCAAGGTCCTCGTCGTCACCGCGTGGACCGCGGCATCGGTGGTCGTCCTCGGCGGTGCGGGCCTCGGCTTCGTGTACTTCAAGCTCAACGGCAACATCAAGGGCGTCGACATCAACGCGGCGCTCGGCACGGACCGCCCCGAGAACGTCGACAACGGCTCGCAGGACATCCTCGTCCTCGGCTCGGACTCCCGCTCCGGCGACAACGCCAAGTACGGCAAGGACGAGGGCGCCGCCCGCTCGGACACGGCGATGGTCGTGCACGTGAACAAGGGCCACAAGACGGCCAGCGTCGTCTCGATACCCCGCGACACCCTCATATCCCGCCCCGAGTGCAAGACGAACGACGGCGAGACGGATCCCGGCGGCCAGCGGCAGATGTTCAACACGGCGTACGAGGTCGGCGGCCCCGCCTGTGCCGTCAAGACCGTGGAGAAAATGTCCGGCATCCGGATGGATCACTATGTGGAAGTCGACTTCACGGGCTTCAAGAAGCTGATCAACACCCTCGGTGGCGTCGAGATCACCACCAAGAAGGCGATCAACGACAAGGACAGCCACCTCAACCTCAAGGCCGGCACGCACCAGCTCACCGGCGAGCAGGCCCTCGGCCTCGTCCGCACCCGGCACGCCGTCGGCGACGGCAGCGACCTCGGCCGCATCCAGCTTCAGCAGGCCTTCATCAAGGCCCTGATCAACCAGGTCAAGGACGTCGGCGTCTTCAGCAACCCGAAGAAGCTCTACGACCTGGCGAACGACGCGACCAGCGCCATCACCACCGACTCCGAGCTGAACGACGTCAAGAGCCTCGCGGGCTTCGCGAGCGGCCTCAAGGGCATCGGCGCGGGCGACATGAAGATGGTGACCCTGCCCATCCAGTACGACCCCGCCGACCCCAACCGCGTCCTTCCCCTGGAGAAGGCCGACCGGCAGGTCTGGGCGGCGCTCAAGGCCGACAAGCCGATCCCCAAGTCCGCCACCGAGAAGTCCGCGGGCGACAAGGGCGACGCGAGCGATGTCGTGACCAGCGACTGA